Genomic window (Pseudovibrio brasiliensis):
AATCAACACCAGCCATTGGAGAGCTTGAGTACGAAGAGCTGATCGCAAGCGGTTCAACTGACTTCCAGTGGCAGCTCCCGGAAGATGAATGGGATGCCATCACGCTCAACTACACTTCTGGCACGACCGGTAATCCGAAAGGCGTCGTTTATCATCACCGTGGCGCTTACCTATTGGCACAAGCAAACATCATCACAGCAGCCATGGGCAAAAAACCAGTCTATCTTTGGACACTCCCAATGTTCCACTGCAATGGCTGGTGTTTTCCGTGGTCATTGTCTCTTGTTGCAGGAACGCATGTATGCCTCCGCCAAGTTCGACAAGGCCCGATCTGGAATGCATTGGCAGACGAAAAAGTTACTCATCTCTGTGGTGCACCAATCGTCATGTCCACTCTGCTGAACACGCCAGAAGATCAGAAACGCAAACTAACCCATGAAGTCGAATTCTTTACCGCAGCAGCACCACCACCAGAGGCCGTGCTCGCAGCAATGGCCGAAGAAGGTTTCAACGTCACGCACCTGTATGGCCTGACCGAAGTCTACGGGCCTGCAGTCGTCAATGAATGGCATGAACACTGGTATGAGTTGCCAACCTCAGAGCAAGCCGCCCTCAAAGCAAGGCAAGGCGTCAACTACGTCGCTCTTCAGGATCTCGCTGTGCTGGATCCTAAGACAATGCAGCCAGTCCCAGCTGATGGGGAAACCATCGGCGAAGTCATGTTCAAAGGCAACGTAGTGATGAAGGGATACCTGAAAAATCCATCCGCAACGCAAGAGGCATTTGCAGGTGGCTGGTTCCATTCAGGAGACCTCGGCGTTCAGCACGAAGATGGATACGTCCAGCTCAAAGACCGCTCCAAAGACATCATCATCTCAGGAGGTGAGAACATCTCATCCATCGAGATCGAGGAAGTGCTTTACAAACACCCGGAGATCTCCGCAGCAGCTGTGGTTGCTCGGCCGGATGATAAATGGGGCGAAACACCCTGTGCGTTTGTTGAGTTGAAAGAAAACAGCAGCGTGACCGAAACAGATATCGTTGCCTACTGTAAAGAGCACCTGGCTAGCTTCAAATCACCAAGAACAGTTGTCTTCACCGATCTGCCCAAAACGTCTACCGGCAAAATCCAGAAGTTCGTACTGCGGGAACAAGCCAAAGCGCTGGCCTGAGCACAAACAAAAAATGCGCCGCAAAAAGCGGCGCATTCTCTGAAAAATCTGGAAGAGGAAGCTAACCCGTCACTCGTAATCGCGAGATTTCATCCTTAAGCTTCAACTTTTGCCTTTTTAGATTGCCTAGTTCGATTTCATCCATTGAAGGATGATGCTTGGCTGTTTCCAGCTCCTTCTCAAGAGTGGCATGGCGGCGTTCCAGCTCAGTCAAATGCTCACGGATGGACATAGGTTTTAATCCTCCTACATTGTCTCTGTTACAGGAGGATGATGGCACCATTTTCATGAGTTGTCGAACGATGATTAGCTGTTTTTTTCCGGCCTCTACAACGCGAGATCGTTAATTCATGAAAAACTTAGGGAACTTATAAATGACCCAGTAAATTTCAGTGATTGTCTCTACCAGCAAAAAGCGAAGCACACTAAGTATTCAACCCTATATATACGCTGCGTAAATTCGTCATTCACTGCGACTTCCTGTAAAAATCGTCAAACTCATGTTCATCGCGCCGACACATTCGGTATACTGTTACCCAGCGGTGAATTGCGACAACGCGCCCCACCAGATTTTATTCACTGATGGGTAGAGTTGCACACAGACCGATATGTGTCATGTGAGGACAAAACGATGACGGAAGACAACCTCGATCAGGATAGCATTCGCTCCGAGCTGGCGGAGCTGAGGCAAGAACACCGGGATCTGGATCACTCCATTGAAGCACTCATTGAAACAGGACGATCAGATGTCCTTCAGCTGCAACGCCTGAAAAAGAAAAAACTCATGCTAAGAGATAAGATTCAGGTACTGGAAACCCAGCTCTTACCTGACATTATTGCCTAAATTAGAGGCAGAGCTCTAACCTTCGTATATTATTGGCATTTCTTGTAGTAATTGGGTTGAAACACGCCGTGGTATTTCTATAATCCGCGCTTTCTTCCCAGCCGCTCAGAGGGTGCCCGTTTTATGAACCGCACAGATCAGCCAGAAGTCGCCATCATCATGGGAAGCCAATCCGATTGGCCAACCATGAAAAACGCTGCAGACACGCTAGAAGCACTGGGAGTTTCCTATGATGCTCGCATCGTCTCCGCACACCGCACTCCGGATCGTCTGGTAGAATTCTCCAAAACCGCAAAAGAGAATGGTTTCAAGGTTGTCATCGCTGGCGCTGGTGGCGCAGCTCACCTACCGGGTATGGCGGCATCCATGACCCCATTGCCGGTCTTCGGTGTTCCGATTGAGTCGCGCGCCCTGAAAGGTCAGGACAGCCTGCTCTCTATCGTGCAGATGCCAGCAGGCATTCCGGTTGGTACATTGGCTATTGGCCGCGCCGGTGCTGTCAACGCAGCACTTATGGCAGCAGCCGTTTTGGCACTCAACAATCCGGAGATCGCCGCCAACCTGGATGACTGGCGTGAGAAGCAAAGTCAGGCTGTTGCAGAAAAGCCAGTCAATCCAGAAGAGTAAGAGTTTCAGAGGCGCCCAATTGCAGGCGCCTCATTTGTTTTAACTGCCCCTAACATCTGGCCCCTAACTCTGGAAAGTTTTCGAAATGGGTTCCACACTACGTCCTGGTGACACGATTGGTATTCTGGGTGGAGGTCAGCTTGGTCGCATGATCGCACAAGCTGCCAGCAGGATGGGCCTGAAGTGCCATATCTATTGCCCGGATGAAAACAGCCCGGCCTTTGAAGTCTCCGCAGAAAAGACCGTTGCAGCCTATGAAGACGAGCAGGCACTTACCCAGTTCGCAAAGAGCGTTTCTGTCGTCACTTATGAGTTCGAGAACGTACCAGGCGAAACCGCTCGCATTCTGGAACAGTTCGTGCCAGTCCGCCCGGGCCCACTTGCGCTGAAAGTTTCACAGGACCGCCTTGAAGAGAAGACCTTCCTCTCAGAAAAGGCCGCCACTCAGGTCGCTCCTTTTATCAAGGTCGACAATCAGGCGGAGCTGGAAGCAGCCCTCATGGAACTAGGCGGCCAAGGCGTCCTGAAAACCCGCCGATTTGGATATGATGGCAAAGGCCAGATCATGATCCGCACGCCTCAGGACATCGAAGGCGCCATGGATAAGCTTGGCAACCAACCAGCTATTCTGGAAGGCATCGTTCCGTTCGAAAAGGAAGTCTCCATCATCGTCGCTCGTGATGTCGACGGCACTGTGAAATGCTACGATCCTGCAGACAACTACCATAAGAACCACATCCTTAAGACCTCCAGTGTCCCCGCGGACATTCCTGAAGCAACAGCGCAGGAAGCCATCAACATGGCAACCCGCATCGCAGTTGCTCTGGATTACGTAGGCGTAATGGGCGTGGAACTGTTCGTAGTGAAGGATGGCGACAAAACAGAGCTCAAGGTCAACGAGATCGCACCTCGCGTTCACAACTCCGGTCACTGGACTGAAGATGCTTGTCCGGTTTCTCAGTTTGAACAGCACGTACGCGCTGTCGCAGGCTGGCCACTTGGCACTCCAACCCGTTCACACAACGTCATCATGGAAAATCTGATCGGCGATGACGTGAACACGTGGGAAGCCACATTGCTGGAACCAAATGCACGTCTGACACTTTACGGCAAAGCAGAGACACGCGAAGGACGCAAGATGGGCCACATCAACCGCCTCTCTCCAAAGTCATAGTCAGCAACGACATCCAACAAAAAAAGCCCCGAAGACCAATCCGTCTTCGGGGCTTTTCTTTTATCTTAAAGCTTATCCCAGCCTCACCAGACCAAGCTGATCTCGTTTCTGGAACCGGATCAGCAACAGGATGCCGGTGATGAAGAGACCACTCGCCAATCCAACCCAGATCCCTTCCGGCCCCCAGTTGAACGTAAAGGCCATGATGTAAGAGAGCGGCACACCTATAATCCAGTAGCCAATCACTGCGATCACCATCGGTATGCGCGTGTCGGAAAGACCACGCAGCACGCCACCAGCAACCACTTGAATGCCATCAACCACCATATAAACGGCAGCGATAAACACCAGCGGCACACCAAGACGGATCACATCAGCTGCATCAGGATTGCTGCTGTCCAGATAAAACGAAATCAACGTATCCGGGATCGCGACAAACATAATTGCTCCGAGCAGGCCGATCACGATAGACCAGATCAATGCCACCCAGCCAGCACGGGTGATGCCATCTGCATCACCACGGCCAGACGCGATACCAACACGCACAACAGCAGCATTGGCAAAGCCAAGCGGGATCATAAAGGCGATACCAGAAAGCTGAACCGCAATACCGTGCGCAGCCAGTTCCAGCGTACCAATCCACCCCATCATCAGCGCCGCAGCAGCAAACAAGCCAACTTCAGCCACCAGCATCAGGGAAATCGGCCAGCCAAGGCGAAGGATCTCAAAGAACGCAGGCCAATCAGCGCGCCAGAAACGTACAAACACTTCGTACTTGCGGGATTTCTCTTCCCAGAACACATAGGCAATCAGAATCGTACAGGACGCCAATGCAGTCACAACGGACGCGATACCAGCACCCATAATACCCAGCTTAGGGAAACCGTAGTAACCAAAGATCAGCACGTAATCGAGCAGCGCATTGACGATGGCACTGATCACAGTCGCCCACAACACAATCTGCGAGCGTTCAATACTGGTCAGGAAGCTACGCAGCGCCGCTACAAAAAGAGACGGATACATAGACCATTGCACAATGCGCAGATATTCCGCAGCAATGGCAGAGACCTCTGGATCCTGCCCCAAAGCCAACAGAACACTCTCACCATTCCATAGCACGACCATCGCAAAAGTCGTGTAGATCAGCGAGATCCAAAGCCCCATGCGAGAGGCGCGACGCACATTGCGTACATCGCCTTTACCTTCGGCTCTGGATGCCAATGGCATAACGGCCTGAACAAATCCAAGTCCAGCCAGCCAGATCAGAAAGAACAGCTGCAAAGCCAGCACGGATGCGGCCAGTTCTGTTGCGCCAAGCCAGCCGATCATCAATGCATCGGTGGCGTTGATTGCCATCTGCGCCAACTGCGCACCGATCAACGGCAATCCCAAAATAAGCGTTGCATTGGACTCCCCCCACCATGCAGACATGGCTGTGGGTTTGGCAACGCTGGTGCTTTCAACCCGCGTCATCATAAGCTCCTGAAGAAAAGGGCATGGAGCCCCTCCAGAACTTGAGCCTCTCAAGAACATAAACGAGATCGCGACCCGCAATTGACCGCATCACCTCGCTGGGAGGAAACTTCCTATAATAGAAACAGACCGACAAACTCCCAGCGGTTCACTGCCTAAGCAATTCCGCTAGTGAAAAAGTCGATTACGCTACTTTGCAAAACTCTTCGGGAATGTCCAGAGGAATAAAGCAAGGCGCATTATCACCGCCATAGATCATGATGTGACCGCAAGGCACTTCGTACCAACCTTGCCCGCCCTTTTCCAAAGGCTCGGACACAACACTCAAGTTACTGTTATGTAAGCGATAATAGAGACTTGGTACGATCTTATCGCTGGAGCAACGCACCGCATAAAGACGCTCACCATCAGTCAAGGCCATCGCTACACGCAACGGAGCAATGACATCATTGCAACGCATAATCTCAAGCGTTTTGGTCAGCACCTGTTGCACAGCCCCCACAGGATCAACATCCAGACCATGGCTCATCATCGCAAGAAACAGAGCTTCACTGTCCGTTGTGCCCTGCCGATACCGATAGAAATCATCACTGATCATGCCTTCGATCTGCCGGCGAATATCATCATATCCCCCAATCTGTCCGTTATGCATAAACATCCACTTACCAACGGCAAACGGATGACAGTTGGAGCGGGAGGTCGCAGTTCCAGTAGACGCGCGCACATGCGCAAAGAACAAAGAGGACTTCAGGTGCTTGGTGATGCTCAGTAGGTTCTCATCACCCCACGCAGGCTGCGTGTCACGATAAAGACCCGGTTCAGGTTTATGGCCATACCAGCCAATCCCGAAGCCATCACCATTTGTATTCACCTTAGCTTCCGCACAATGCAAGCTCTGCGCAATCAGAGAATGGTTGGGCATTGAAATCAGCTCTTCCATAAAAATGGGAGCTCCACGGTACGCAAGCCAGCGGCACATTACTTTATTCTTTCTTCTGATCGATTACCCAAATGAGGCCCTCAGATTATGCATGATCCACCCGCACGTATAAACCCCTTCCCTAGAACTAGAGTAACGAGTTTTCTCAGTGACCCTTCTGAGAATCTAAAGTGAGCATACCAGAAGCACAGTGGCCCGCTCGACTCATCCTCTATCACCGAATACGACGAACGACGTTTGAAGCAAATTCCACTCAAAACTCCACCTCGATTTCCACCGTTCAGAAAAGCTCCTGTGACTTTTTTTGACACCAAAAGAGAGATTCAACCACATACAATCAAAAGTTGCATTATGTACATCACAGTTCAATCTATAAGTTATAATGGATTTTGAAAGCTATTTTTACTTATCTTTTACTTTAAGCAAGAACCCGTCGATACGCCAACTTTAAGAAAACGTGTGACTGCTGCTGCGATTGCCTTGCTCTGGAAGAGGTATTCCCCCTTATCCCATCTATAAATTAACATAGATTCTCAAGTAAGGAGGTAGACAGCCCACACTCAGTCTGCTAGTTACCCCGTCAAGAAGCGACGCATCAGCGGCGACGAAGTCCTTGTGACCCGTGCATATGCGCTAAGCATCGCTATCAATCATTTCATTTATGTCGTTCTGGATATCTTATCCGGAATGCTCGAAGGTAAGGATAAACGCGTGCAGGTTCTCGTTCGCGATAATAACGTCGATCAGGCGCTGAAAGCGCTTAAGAAAAAGATGCAGCGTGAAGGCATCTTCCGTGAAATGAAGCTTCGTGGCCACTACGAAAAGCCATCTGAAAAGAAGGCTCGCGAAAAGGCTGAAGCTATCCGCCGCACCCGCAAGCTGGCACGTAAGCGCGCTCAGCGTGAAGGCCTGCTGCTCGGCAAAGGCCGTCGTTAATTCGGCGATATCCGAGGCATCGCACAGCTAAGGTTCAACAATGTTTGACACAGCCTGTGACCGTCTTGGAACTTGAATTCAGAACGGACTAACCGGTAAGCCGGTTGGTCCGTTTGTTGTTTCTGCTGGTTCATTCGACCTTTTTTTGCCACACTAAAGTGTAGGCTACCGTGTCATTGCAAGGACTCTTTAAGAATGGGGCACATTCTCGTGAACAATAAACTGGCTAAAGGCATCTGCGCGTGTCTGCTCGCGCTTGGCGTTGCAGCGTGCCAATCCAACTCTTCCGGCCTTGTTTATCAGAATGTACCTATCGACAAAGCTGTTGGCTCTTCCTCCAACATCGATAGTCTGAGCGCTGTTGTTGACGCGAACCCAACCGATGCAGACGCTTACAACAAGCGCGGCATCGCTTATGCAAAAGCAGGACGCCTTGATCAGGCAACTGAGGACTTCAACAAATCCCTACAGTTGCGCCCTAACTCCTATCAGGCTTATGCAAACCGCGCGCTGGTGGAACGCCGCAAAGGCAACACCTCCCAAGCCATTCAGGATTACAGCGCGGCTCTGTCCATCAAGCCAGACTATGTGAAGGCTCTCAACGGACGCGGCAACACGTACCGCTCCATCGGCCAGAACACAGCAGCCCTGCGTGACTATAACGAAGTTATCCGCCTGAACGCTGGTGATGCACAGGCCTATCACAACCGCGGCCTCATCTATCAGGCACAAGGTCTGCAGGAAGCAGCACTGAATGACTTCTCGTCCGCAGTTGGGCTGAACTCTCGCGCTTACTCACCACTGATCGCACGTGGTGTAACCTATCTTTCACTCGGTGATGCAAAATCCGCTTTGAAAGACTTCAACGCTGCAATCGCCTTGAACGGTAAATCCGCATCTGCATGGGCAAACCGGGGCCGCGCTGAAGAAGCGTTGGGACAAGTCACAGAAGCGCGTCAGTCCTATACCAGAGCATTGCAGCTTTCTTCAACAAACCAGATCGCAAAAGAAGGCGCCAAGCGTCTGGCAGTGCCCTCTGGCGTACCGCAAGCCTAAGCACTTCATGCATAGAGTTTCCAAAGGCCGGGCTTCCGGCCTTTTTTATTGCCTCGACCCTATACTGTGCCCCAGCATCCAGTTGATCTCATCCCGCCAATTAATCATACGGATCGGCGTGCCGTGAGAGCCTGTCTCAAACAAACGAAACCGCACCGGATATCCCTTTGATTTGGATGTAAGCGCCTGAAACAAAGCATACTGCTTTTCCCAGCTGTACACGCGATCTGCACTCCCGTGACCAAACACGATAGGCACACCAGACTTATAGGCATCGCTTGAAAGAAGACGCCGATCTGTAGCGCCTCCAAGGAAAAACAAACCGGACAGACGGCCTGCCACACCAGCATCACCTGCTAAGCCATAACAAACCTGAGACCCCATTGAGCCACAGGCAACAATCACAGCAGCGTTTGGGGTGAGTTCTCGATACTGCGCAATCAGCTCCCGAATTTCCTGCGTGCCTCTCGGGCTTTCGAGCTTCACATCAGGCGATAGATAGACCCCGTCGTTTCGCACCATCAGGTTCTTGAGGCGATTGAAGTTCCCACCAAACGTCCAATCCGCATTCCCCTGCTTTCGGTTACCACCTTTACCGTGCAGATAAAGCACCAGCAATTTTGTCTTGGCATCAGGAGAGCCAACACGAATGTGCTTTCGCTTGGTGCCTGCTAAGACTGCCGAGCGTTCCCGCACGTACCAGGATGGCCTGCTGGAAACATACCGCCCGTCGACACGTCGCTCAGGAATTTCATCCCGGTCCCGCAAGTCCCGTTGTATCTGATAATCAAGCCGCAAGAACGCATCCCCCTGCCCCCGCTCCAACACAAGCGGATAAGCAAAGAGTTCATCCTTATAGGGTTTCAGCTCAAAGCCAGCAGCCTGAGAGAACGACAAAGCCACCATCATCAGACCGACAATAACC
Coding sequences:
- the purE gene encoding 5-(carboxyamino)imidazole ribonucleotide mutase, whose amino-acid sequence is MNRTDQPEVAIIMGSQSDWPTMKNAADTLEALGVSYDARIVSAHRTPDRLVEFSKTAKENGFKVVIAGAGGAAHLPGMAASMTPLPVFGVPIESRALKGQDSLLSIVQMPAGIPVGTLAIGRAGAVNAALMAAAVLALNNPEIAANLDDWREKQSQAVAEKPVNPEE
- a CDS encoding class II glutamine amidotransferase, producing MPNHSLIAQSLHCAEAKVNTNGDGFGIGWYGHKPEPGLYRDTQPAWGDENLLSITKHLKSSLFFAHVRASTGTATSRSNCHPFAVGKWMFMHNGQIGGYDDIRRQIEGMISDDFYRYRQGTTDSEALFLAMMSHGLDVDPVGAVQQVLTKTLEIMRCNDVIAPLRVAMALTDGERLYAVRCSSDKIVPSLYYRLHNSNLSVVSEPLEKGGQGWYEVPCGHIMIYGGDNAPCFIPLDIPEEFCKVA
- the rpsU gene encoding 30S ribosomal protein S21, translated to MLEGKDKRVQVLVRDNNVDQALKALKKKMQREGIFREMKLRGHYEKPSEKKAREKAEAIRRTRKLARKRAQREGLLLGKGRR
- a CDS encoding MATE family efflux transporter, yielding MMTRVESTSVAKPTAMSAWWGESNATLILGLPLIGAQLAQMAINATDALMIGWLGATELAASVLALQLFFLIWLAGLGFVQAVMPLASRAEGKGDVRNVRRASRMGLWISLIYTTFAMVVLWNGESVLLALGQDPEVSAIAAEYLRIVQWSMYPSLFVAALRSFLTSIERSQIVLWATVISAIVNALLDYVLIFGYYGFPKLGIMGAGIASVVTALASCTILIAYVFWEEKSRKYEVFVRFWRADWPAFFEILRLGWPISLMLVAEVGLFAAAALMMGWIGTLELAAHGIAVQLSGIAFMIPLGFANAAVVRVGIASGRGDADGITRAGWVALIWSIVIGLLGAIMFVAIPDTLISFYLDSSNPDAADVIRLGVPLVFIAAVYMVVDGIQVVAGGVLRGLSDTRIPMVIAVIGYWIIGVPLSYIMAFTFNWGPEGIWVGLASGLFITGILLLIRFQKRDQLGLVRLG
- a CDS encoding acyl-CoA synthetase — its product is MKNHPLNTSYFDKDLPKTGANYIPLSPLSFLERAAKVFPTHTAIIHGSIRRSYKEFYERSIRLASALSQRGIGKNDCVSVMLTNTPPMLEAHYGVPMAGAVLHAFNTRLDAAIIAFQLDHAESKLVVVDREFSKVMSEALELATVKPTVVLYDDKEFPQSTPAIGELEYEELIASGSTDFQWQLPEDEWDAITLNYTSGTTGNPKGVVYHHRGAYLLAQANIITAAMGKKPVYLWTLPMFHCNGWCFPWSLSLVAGTHVCLRQVRQGPIWNALADEKVTHLCGAPIVMSTLLNTPEDQKRKLTHEVEFFTAAAPPPEAVLAAMAEEGFNVTHLYGLTEVYGPAVVNEWHEHWYELPTSEQAALKARQGVNYVALQDLAVLDPKTMQPVPADGETIGEVMFKGNVVMKGYLKNPSATQEAFAGGWFHSGDLGVQHEDGYVQLKDRSKDIIISGGENISSIEIEEVLYKHPEISAAAVVARPDDKWGETPCAFVELKENSSVTETDIVAYCKEHLASFKSPRTVVFTDLPKTSTGKIQKFVLREQAKALA
- a CDS encoding YdcH family protein, whose amino-acid sequence is MTEDNLDQDSIRSELAELRQEHRDLDHSIEALIETGRSDVLQLQRLKKKKLMLRDKIQVLETQLLPDIIA
- a CDS encoding YdcH family protein, which produces MSIREHLTELERRHATLEKELETAKHHPSMDEIELGNLKRQKLKLKDEISRLRVTG
- a CDS encoding 5-(carboxyamino)imidazole ribonucleotide synthase; translated protein: MGSTLRPGDTIGILGGGQLGRMIAQAASRMGLKCHIYCPDENSPAFEVSAEKTVAAYEDEQALTQFAKSVSVVTYEFENVPGETARILEQFVPVRPGPLALKVSQDRLEEKTFLSEKAATQVAPFIKVDNQAELEAALMELGGQGVLKTRRFGYDGKGQIMIRTPQDIEGAMDKLGNQPAILEGIVPFEKEVSIIVARDVDGTVKCYDPADNYHKNHILKTSSVPADIPEATAQEAINMATRIAVALDYVGVMGVELFVVKDGDKTELKVNEIAPRVHNSGHWTEDACPVSQFEQHVRAVAGWPLGTPTRSHNVIMENLIGDDVNTWEATLLEPNARLTLYGKAETREGRKMGHINRLSPKS
- a CDS encoding phospholipase, which produces MRGLLQSCFRVIVGLMMVALSFSQAAGFELKPYKDELFAYPLVLERGQGDAFLRLDYQIQRDLRDRDEIPERRVDGRYVSSRPSWYVRERSAVLAGTKRKHIRVGSPDAKTKLLVLYLHGKGGNRKQGNADWTFGGNFNRLKNLMVRNDGVYLSPDVKLESPRGTQEIRELIAQYRELTPNAAVIVACGSMGSQVCYGLAGDAGVAGRLSGLFFLGGATDRRLLSSDAYKSGVPIVFGHGSADRVYSWEKQYALFQALTSKSKGYPVRFRLFETGSHGTPIRMINWRDEINWMLGHSIGSRQ
- a CDS encoding tetratricopeptide repeat protein, producing the protein MGHILVNNKLAKGICACLLALGVAACQSNSSGLVYQNVPIDKAVGSSSNIDSLSAVVDANPTDADAYNKRGIAYAKAGRLDQATEDFNKSLQLRPNSYQAYANRALVERRKGNTSQAIQDYSAALSIKPDYVKALNGRGNTYRSIGQNTAALRDYNEVIRLNAGDAQAYHNRGLIYQAQGLQEAALNDFSSAVGLNSRAYSPLIARGVTYLSLGDAKSALKDFNAAIALNGKSASAWANRGRAEEALGQVTEARQSYTRALQLSSTNQIAKEGAKRLAVPSGVPQA